In Rhizoctonia solani chromosome 7, complete sequence, one DNA window encodes the following:
- a CDS encoding Fungal cellulose binding domain protein produces the protein MAAVWGHRMVSIESIVYHVHSSEIQGWDYYMPARVTCLKVNEYYSHCIPEGHVTTNTAGSTVYLPSITQAPLPGCTPTGTITAGALQPRATSISLVAMTDGQQDPIFRKLKAVTLRPLDLRQRKGCSLQIEAYPNPTSCTPFLYFNIDPIGTDNWPLLFESTGTTLGWNFYDPDDTLSSSGSKGINKFVACSNGTLYFQWGPNLPSGNCTVTRLKIGQ, from the exons ATGGCGGCAGTGTGGGGGCATCGGATGGTAAGCATCGAGTCGATTGTTTATCACGTTCACTCGAGCGAAATCCAGGGTTGGGACTACTACATGCCTGCCAGGGTTACTTGCCTTAAAGTCAATGAAT ATTATAGCCACTGTATTCCGGAGGGTCATGTAACGACCAACACTGCTGGGTCGACCGTGTACCTACCGTCCATCACCCAAGCGCCCCTACCGGGTTGCACTCCCACTGGTACCATTACAGCAGGTGCTCTTCAG CCTCGAGCCACCAGCATTTCACTTGTTGCTATGACGGATGGGCAGCAGGATCCTATCTTCAGAAAGCTCAAGGCA GTAACGCTGCGACCCTTGGACCTGCGTCAACGAAAGGGTTGTTCCTTGCAGATCGAGGCAT ACCCAAATCCAACAAGCTGCACCCCCTTCCTATACTTCAACATCGACCCGATCGGCACAGACAATTGGCC ACTTCTTTTCGAGTCGACTGGTACGACACTTGGTTGGAACTTCTACGATCCCGACGATACTCTCAGCTCTAGTGGCAGCAAAGGAATAAATAAATTTGTCGCTTGTTCAAACGGCACCTTATATTTCCAATGGGGCCCCAATCTTCCGAGCGGGAACTGCACAGTAACTCGCCTGAAGATAGGCCAGTAG